One Cucurbita pepo subsp. pepo cultivar mu-cu-16 unplaced genomic scaffold, ASM280686v2 Cp4.1_scaffold000668, whole genome shotgun sequence genomic window carries:
- the LOC111785720 gene encoding uncharacterized protein LOC111785720, whose protein sequence is MAMSTTTCCLNNLNPPPRLLPKSTTPTTNQLLPRNGNGERWQKRCVLGVVGVAVALQMVGESGGVEMGDVNFVDSRKWSEERMCPQWRLNSLETIVPENLPRPAARRRWEPAALPRTAPQLRTIHPSPLSTRCFSM, encoded by the exons atggctATGTCCACCACCACTTGTTGCCTGAACAACCTCAATCCGCCGCCGCGGCTGCTCCCGAAGTCCACCACACCCACCACCAATCAACTCCTTCCACG GAATGGAAATGGAGAACGATGGCAAAAGCGGTGCGTTTTGGGGGTGGTCGGAGTGGCAGTGGCTCTGCAAATGGTCGGAGAAAGTGGCGGCGTAGAAATGGGAGATGTCAATTTTGTTGATTCCAGAAAATGGAGCGAAGAAAGAATGTGCCCACAGTGGCGGCTCAATTCCCTCGAAACCATCGTGCCGGAGAATCTCCCAAGGCCGGCCGCCCGCCGGAGATGGGAGCCCGCCGCCCTTCCTCGCACAGCTCCTCAACTCCGAACCATACATCCATCTCCCCTCTCTACTCGCTGCTTCTCTATGTAA